A genomic region of Candidatus Zixiibacteriota bacterium contains the following coding sequences:
- a CDS encoding TSUP family transporter, with protein sequence MDWYIYPILVAAGFACGFINILAGSGSLITLPVLIFIGLPVNVANGTNRVAILFQNIVAVSRFQKSGLLDMKTGLMLALPAVAGGVVGAQIAVNLDEQTMRLTIGGLMIVMLATLLIRPKRWLEGKGGEIAGRLTISRAFVFFLIGVYGGFIQAGVGIFLLAGLVLSAGYNLKLANPVKILIILCFTIFALIVFIINDQVRWEAGLILAVGNMSGAFVATRLAVKRGAGFIRWVLILVLLATASKMFGLFDVIAQQLNL encoded by the coding sequence ATGGATTGGTATATATATCCGATATTGGTCGCCGCCGGTTTTGCCTGCGGGTTTATAAATATCCTGGCCGGAAGCGGATCTTTAATCACCCTGCCGGTGCTGATTTTTATCGGACTGCCGGTCAATGTCGCCAACGGCACCAACCGTGTGGCGATACTTTTCCAGAACATAGTCGCTGTCTCCCGCTTTCAGAAAAGCGGTCTGCTTGACATGAAAACCGGTCTTATGCTGGCACTTCCGGCAGTCGCGGGCGGTGTAGTTGGAGCACAGATCGCGGTCAATCTCGATGAACAGACCATGAGGCTGACGATCGGCGGACTGATGATCGTGATGCTGGCTACGTTGCTGATTCGCCCCAAACGCTGGCTCGAGGGTAAGGGCGGTGAGATCGCCGGGAGACTGACGATCTCGCGCGCATTTGTCTTCTTTTTGATTGGAGTTTACGGCGGATTCATACAGGCCGGAGTGGGGATTTTCCTGTTGGCCGGACTGGTGCTTTCGGCCGGCTACAACCTCAAACTGGCCAATCCGGTTAAAATCCTGATCATTCTCTGTTTCACCATCTTCGCCCTGATCGTATTCATTATAAATGATCAGGTCCGTTGGGAAGCCGGATTGATCCTGGCGGTCGGCAATATGTCGGGAGCTTTTGTCGCTACCCGCCTGGCGGTCAAACGCGGGGCCGGATTTATCCGCTGGGTTTTGATTTTAGTCCTGCTGGCAACCGCCTCCAAAATGTTCGGCCTTTTCGACGTTATAGCTCAACAGCTAAACCTCTGA
- a CDS encoding PEP-CTERM sorting domain-containing protein, whose translation MRKLSAVFFALALVIFGASTASSAVTVNLFQPGSSPITTFSWSMAGDTIHLHETWTGAGRGFVEFRGLEEFKSYTVVKHLTNNTGYDWGLFTNELLDPYVADPMGEDDLYDPQPYAGWIPAGFSTSNDTDGLSFAQGAGLPRTSSTFTDLFVDELADARDFLEFSGGGIVSGAGGTDLMTYGLSDNNVSNNEPFLLAQSPNLPAVVPEPTTMLLLGAGLAGMGLIRRRKNNA comes from the coding sequence ATGAGAAAACTGTCTGCTGTTTTCTTTGCACTCGCCCTGGTGATCTTCGGCGCTTCGACTGCCAGTTCCGCTGTTACAGTCAATCTGTTCCAGCCGGGCAGTTCGCCGATCACCACCTTCAGCTGGAGCATGGCTGGAGACACCATTCATCTGCATGAGACCTGGACCGGTGCCGGTCGCGGTTTTGTTGAATTCCGTGGTCTCGAGGAGTTCAAGAGCTATACCGTGGTCAAGCATCTGACCAACAACACCGGCTATGACTGGGGTCTGTTCACCAACGAACTTCTGGATCCGTACGTTGCCGATCCGATGGGTGAAGATGATCTTTATGATCCGCAGCCGTATGCTGGCTGGATTCCGGCTGGTTTCTCGACCTCTAACGATACCGACGGCTTGAGCTTTGCTCAGGGCGCTGGTCTTCCGCGTACCTCCTCCACGTTCACTGACTTGTTCGTGGATGAGCTGGCTGATGCTCGTGACTTTCTCGAGTTCTCCGGCGGTGGCATCGTTTCCGGTGCTGGTGGTACCGACCTGATGACCTATGGTCTCAGCGATAACAATGTCAGCAACAACGAGCCTTTCTTGCTGGCCCAGAGCCCGAACCTTCCGGCTGTCGTCCCTGAACCGACTACCATGTTGCTTCTGGGTGCTGGCCTGGCCGGTATGGGCCTGATCCGTCGCAGAAAAAACAACGCCTAA